ACCGCCAATCCGTTTGATCTGATGTTGTCCCCACCAGTACGTCAAAGCGGGAACGACCGGATTCCAGTTTTCCGGGTGAGTAAAGAATGACGTATAAAACGTCAGCGACACGACCACGAACAAAACCACGCTTCCGACAATGGGGATCCACTTTTCCCGCAGCAGCGCCTTAGTTTCCCCCCACACTTGCGCGAGTTGCGTGCGCCACTGCGGCGCGTAAAGCACCTCCCAAACCAACATCAGCATGAGACTCAAAAAGCTCACCGGGATCAGGGCGTACATGTCTTCCTTGTTGCAAAAGGCAACCGCCAACCCGAGGGCCGACAAGTACAGATAAATATCGCGCCGCGTCTCCCCGAAGCGAAAGGCAAAATAAATCGCCATGATGTTGCCGAGACCGACATACACGTCGTGCCGCAAAAAGCGCGTGAAATACGTCAAGGCCGGAGAGAAAGTGAACAGGGTCAGAAACGCAAAGGCCACCGTTGGGCCAACAAACCGCCGGAGGGGCCATGTGAAGCCCAAAATCCCCAGTCCGAACACCACCGCACTCAAGCGCGCGGTAAAGTCACTGTCCCCCAGTAGCCACATGACCAAGGCGGAAGAGTAATACAAGATGGGCCCGTGGTAGACGGGATCGTACTTGTAGTGCGCGATGCCTTCGTCCACGATCTTCCAGGAAAAGAAGGCGTGAATGGACTCGTCGTGATGGAAAGGTCGTTCACCGAGCCAAATGAGACGGTTCACCACCGCGATCACGAACACGGCAACGGTGAGAACCTGCCAGCGCGTGTAGCGCCCCAACATCGGCTGGTCCCACCACCCCGTGGCTGTGCGATTCGGCGCCTCGACCGCCTCGGGCGACTGGTTGCGAATCACTGCTCTCTCTGCCATACGACGTCACTCGCGCGGCGCCTTCTCCCCGCGCAAAGCCGAAGTCGTGTATATGCCACCCGTGATGTTGTCAACTAACTTTGCGCGCACTCCGGTTCCCGCATGAAGCTTTCCGTCGTCGTTCCCGCATTCAACGAGGCGCGGCGGATTTTGCCTTCGTTGGAACGCACGCTCGAATATCTGGAGGCTCAGCCTTACAACTACGAAGTCCTGGTCGTGGACGATGGCAGTACAGACCAAACTGCCGCCGTCGTGGGGCAGCGTTTCGGTTCGCATTCCGCTTTACGAGTCCTGAGCTACCAGCCCAATCGGGGCAAGGGCCACGCGGTAAAATGGGGAACACTCCGGGCTCGCGGAGAGTGGGTGTTAGTCACGGACGCCGATTTGTCGACTCCCATCGAGGAGCTTCCCAAGCTGGCCGAGGCGCTCGAACGCGGCTTCGATTTGGCCATTGGCAGCCGCGCGGTACCCGGAGCCGAGGTGCGCAAGCGACAAAACCTGCTGCGCGAGCGTGCTGGGAAGTTATTCAATTGGTGGGTTCGGTGGGTCGTGGGGTTGCCTTTTCATGACACGCAGTGCGGCTTCAAGCTGTTGGAGCGGGAGCGCATGCAACCCGTCGTCGAGCAACTTTCGGTGGACCGGTTTGCCTTCGACGTCGAGCTCATCGCCCTGGCACTGGCGATGGGTCGCCGCGTAACGGAAGTGCCTGTGGTTTGGGTCAACGTTCCAGATTCCACCGTCAGTCTTTGGCGCGGTATGGAAGCTTACTTGGAAGTGTGGCGCATCCGCAGGCGGGTACGGGCGCTGCGCGCGGCGTACGAATCGGCTTGCGATGCCCGGGCTTCGCACCTGGCGAAATGAACGTTGGGAGGGAGTTCCCGGAAGATGGGGCGTAAGTGGATCAGGCGGTCGATCCTCGCAATCGTGCTCATCGGGGCCACTTGGCTTCGCCTGTATCAATTGCGCGATGTGCCCGCAGGTCTCTTTTGTGACGAAGCCGCCTTTGGTTACAACGGCTATGCGATCGCGCAAAGCGGCTACGACGAGAACGGCCAGTTCTTGCCGTTATTGGTGTGGTCCTTTGGCGGGTACAAGAACACGGTTTACATCTACTCCACCGCCCTAGCGGTCAAGTTGTTCGGGTTGGACGAGTTTTCCACCCGCTTGCCCGCTGCTGCCTACGGGGTGCTCTCGATTGCCGTGGCCTACTTGATCGGCAAGGAGCTCTTCAGTCCTTGGGTCGGATTGTTCGCTGCAGTTTTTCTTGCGCTCGCACCGTGGCACTTGCACTTGAGTCGCATAGCGTTCGAGATGACGCCATTTGCCTTCCTCTTCGGCATGGCCGTGTGGCTGCTCATCTTGTACACGAAAGGCCGGCGAACCTTGCCTTGGGCTGCGTTTTTCTGCGCCGCCTGTCCTTATAATTACGCAATTTCCACGGTGGTCGTGCCGCTCTTCTTGCTTGGTTTTGCTCTGCTGTACGCACCCACGCTGGTGCGCCGGTGGAAAGAAACCCTTTTGGCCGTGGCAGTGGGCTTACTCACCATCGCCCCGCTCGTGGTCTTCTACCAGCGCCATCCTCAAGGGACCATTTACGTGCAGCGCACCACAGCTTTCGATTGGAATGCTCCTTGGCTGCCGCAAGCAACGCGGTATTGGGCTCACTACAAGGCGTTCTTCGATCCGGTGTTTCTGTTCGAGCGCGGCGACCCCATTACACGCCACGCCGTGCGCGAGTTCGGAGAGCTGCTTCCGATTTACAAGCCATTTCTTCTCATCGGCCTGGTCGCAGCGTTACTCCGACGGGATCGCTTCAGTAAGCTTTTGCTCTGGTGGCTCGCAGTGTATCCGACCGGAGCCGCATTACTGACCGAAATACCCTCTGCCACCCGCGCTTTTATCGGAGTGCCGGCGTTTTGCCTGCTCACAGGCTTGGGACTGGCAACGGCGCTGTGGGTCGCGAACATTCTACGCTGGAAACCCTTGGTCCGATCGGTTCAAGCCATTGCACTCGGGGCAGTGGCCTTCCAGCTCGCTCAGGAGTCGTACCGCTACGTCACGTTTTACTTCAACGAATATCCAAAATACTCCGCACCCACGTACGGTGGCTTTCAATACGGCTACCGCGACTCCATTCATTTTATGGAACCGTTGCGGTCGAAGTACCAACGGCTCATGCTCACGGCCACCGAGGTCAATCAGCCCCAGATTTTCCCGCTCTTCTACAATCGCGTGGACCCCCTTTACTACATCCGCACGCGTGACATTGGCTACCTGATTGCCGATCCCGCATTTTATTCCGAGTACAGCGTCGAGGGTCCCATTCTGTACCAGCTTCGCGACTCGGACCTCGCCTTTTTCAGCGACTACACGATCTTGAAGGAAATCATCGCCCCCGGAGGACAACGCGAGTTCGTCATTGCCGAGGTGCGGGCGCGGAAAATGTTTCTGACTCAATGGCTCGTTCTCGGCTTGTTTGGCAACGCAGACGGAGGTGGCATCCGCCGGGACTTTATTGACCCCCACAACATTTCGAAGGACCGCGTGCGCGCCACCTTTAGCGACGCATACTGGCGGCCGATGTTTCAGCGCAACGTGCGTGTGGACCTGAATGGCTTTTTCGCTGCCGCTGATCCTTTACACCCGGGCAACCCCGAGTATGTCTGTGCCTACGCCCTCACGAATATTCAATCGGAAAAATCTCAGGAAGTTTTCTTAGAACTGAGCGGCGGTGGAGATCTCGCGCGGGTTTGGCTCAATGGCAATTTGCTCACGCCGGCCCCGCTGGTCCTCGGTTTCCAGCCGTTACGGAAGTCGGTTGCCTTGCAAGCAGGGAGCAACCTCCTGCTCGTCCAAAGCTGCGAGACCGTGGGCGACTGGTACTTCGTGGCCCGACTCACCGATGCTGCGGGGAACGATGCGCCAGGGGTACACGCTGTTGCCGAGATTCCCACTGCCCCGGTCGCCGCGCCCACACCGAGTAGCGGCAAGAAGCATGAAGAAGTGCAGCTCGTAGAGGGGTTTGCGGAAATCCTCAGGTTTAAACACACGCAAGATAGTTACCCAGACTACCGAGGCGGCACGCAATCGTGGTGGGCGTACGTTCGCGACCCCGAAGCCGAGGTGGTGTGGACGACCGCGCCCCTTCCGGCACACAAGCGCACGGTGGCGGTACTGACAGCCTCGTTCTCCGAAGTTCCCTTCGCGGGAGAACTCTACGTGAATGGCAAATACGCTCTGTCGTTCCAGCTCAGCCCCGAATTCGAGACCCAAAGCTGGGCAAGCGGAGCCTTTCGAATGACCTTCCTATACCGCACAGCAACTGCCGGGCGCAGCGGGCTGCTGTTGATCGAGGTACCTGCCGATGCGGTCAAACCTGGGGACCCATTGGAACTCCGCATCACACCCACAGGGGGAGACGATGCCGGCTGGTTCATGGTGAAAGGTTACCGCGACACTCTCGCTTACGAAGATATCCCGCCGTCGGAGGCTCTGGGCCTCGATGATGCCGGCTGGGAGAAAACCAAACCAGCCCCCAAAGAGAGTCTCAAGCCGGCACCGGTAGAAAACCGCTAGAGAGACGAGCCGCGAGCCACCACGACCGGAAATCCAGTCACGTCGTCAACGCAGAGAGAAGATACCCTTGGCCCGCACCGGGCAAGGAACCAGTTTGCTGGCAGTATCCCAGAGTCAGGCGAACCCGCCATTCCTTCTTCGTGCCGCCGTGCTCGAGCGTCGAAGCGCGGGCAGCGCGAAGTATTTTGTCATTGCGCAGTTGCTTTGACGAGTGCCTTCCCAGCTACCAAAAGTGAGGGCCAGTTCGCCTGCCACATTTTGTCACTCGGCGCCAGAAGTATCGCGGCGATACCCGGAACGTCACTTTTTGATCGCGCGCACACGTTCCTCAGGGCCGTTCAGCACCCGCCTCGACCCAATTCCTTTTGCTCGCTCCTCGTTCATCCCGCCTGGCACGACGCCTGCTTTTCACCGTCCGCCGTAAGCACATCGCAATCACGGGAGAAAGCGAGGCGAGGGACCATGCGAAGGGCACACGCACCACCGTAAAGAAAGAGGAGACAGGATGGCAGCTCGCGGAGGGCGCGACAGTCTACCGCGAGTTTCAACGAAGGTGAATCAAAACACGACGCAAGGAAAATCGAATCAAAGGAAAAGAGGAGACAACAATGAAGGCAATTCGGAACAGCAAAGGTTTCACATTGATCGAGCTACTGGTGGTGGTAGCGATTATCGGAATCCTGGCGGCAATCGCCATTCCGCAGTTCGCAGCGTATCGCCAACGCGGCTTTGACTCGCGCGCGCAATCCGATCTGCGCAATGCGGCTACGGCCGAAGAAGCGAACTACGCACAGACCCAGGCTTACGTTTCATGCAGCGATGCAGCCTGCAATACCTCCTTACCCGGCTTCAAGAAATCGAACGGGGTATCGATCACTATGACCGCCGCAACACAGTCCTTCACCGGCACGTCCACACACAGCTTGGGAACGGGCAAGACCTGGAGCTACGACTCCGCCGCCGGCGGTATCACGAACTAACCTGTTCGGTCGGCTTCGTAGTCGGACGAAAGGCCGGGCCCTCCGCGGGCTCGGCCTTTCTTTTTGGCGGCAAGCAGAGTCAATGAAATGCCGGCGTGTACGATTGTGTTGACCAGCTCGATAGTCCTCTAAGCCTGATCGGCTTATTCCGACCATTCCGGACGCGAGGCACAAGGATTGCGTAGCACGGTGGCACTCGGGTCTGATAATCGGATGAGGCCACCAATGCAGACGATACACGCGCCACCTTGAAAAACTCATCAAACGGTTGGGTTTGTCCCTTCCCTTGGGGGGGCAGACAAACTCTTTTGCAGCGATGTTGTGAGTACAGACCCGGGTAGCAACACCTGACAACGAGCTTCGCGGAGGATTAAACATGAAGGCAATTCGGAACAGCAAAGGTTTCACATTGATCGAGCTACTGGTGGTGGTAGCGATTATCGGAATCCTGGCGGCAATCGCCATTCCACAGTTCGCAGCGTATCGCCAACGCGGCTTTGACTCGCGCGCGCAATCCGATTTGCGCAATGCGGCTACGGCCGAAGAAGCAAACTACGCACAGACCCAGGCTTACGTTTCATGCAGCGATGCAGCCTGCAATACTTCCCTTCCCGGCTTCAAATTGTCCAACGGCGTGTCGATCACCATGACCGCGGCAACGCAGTCCTTCACCGGCACGTCCACGCACAGCTTAGGAACGGGCAAGACCTGGAGCTACGACTCCGCCGCTGGCGGTATCACGAACTGACCCGACAACCTAGCGCAGTACTTCATGGAAAGGGCCGAGCGGAAACCCTCGGCCCTTTCTTTTTTCGGCACCGTTCCCCCCAGCGGCCTCCGACAGCGCCGGCTTACGGGCGGCCAGTTGTGTCGCCGCCGCTTGTAGCTTATTTAGCGCGCCCATGGCGGGTGCGGACCAACAGGGCAGGTCCTTTCTTTCTCCACCAGTGCGTCTGATTGGTGCGCTGGTTGCACTGGCACTGGCTTTGTGGGCTCGTGCGCTCATCTTCGAGCGCGCATACTGGGCCCTCGGTACTCCGATTCTTGTCGCGGCGTGCTTTCTCGCCGCACTGCTGGCTGGCCGACCACGAGTAGAAGCCGCGGTGCTGCCCGCTGAGTTCGCCCCAAGAGGAACGCGGCTCTCCACCATCCTCGGATGGGCCGTTGCGCTCAGTGGCCTTGCCGTCTTCGGCTGGACCACGTGGGCGCTAGTGGTTGCTTGGCAACGGAACTTCGACTGGGCGGCACCGCTCATGGTTGGTGGCGTCGCATTGTCCAGCGGGGGTCTTGCACTCGTGGACCGCCGGTGGCGCAGCAGAGCTGCGCGAGAGCCGGTGACAGCCCCGGAAATTACACTGCTGTTGACAGTGCTGGCCTTGGGCACGTTCTTGCGCTTCTACAAGATTGAATATTTTCCGCCACTGGATGGTTTCGTGGCCATCGAGGAACCGCAATCCGGGCAGGGCGCTTGGGCAATCATGACCGAGGGAGTGCGACCTTGGGAGTTCCTCCTCGACCGCTGGATTCCCGTGCCCTTTTTCCACTGGCTCGGCGTTTCGATCCTGTCTCTACGGATTCCGTTCGTGATCGTGAGCTGCTTCACCTTGCTTGCCACTTATATCTTAGCCCGCGAGCTGGTCCGTTGGCCGGCTGCTCTCACGGCAACCACCCTACTCGCGGTTTCTCACTGGCACCTGCACTACGCTCGGCTCGCCCACAACATCTTTCCCACCACGCTTCTGAGCGTGATCGTGTGGTGGCTGTGCATCCGACAAGCGAACACGGGCGGCCTGCGGCTCTACCCGTGGATCGGATTTTGGTCCGGTTACTCCCTCTACGCCTACGCCGGCTATCGCGGTATTCCGGTGGTCGTTAGCGTGTTCTTGCTCGGACACTTCTTGCACCAGTGGTGGATACGCAACCGCTCGCCCGCAGATCGGACGGCTTGGAAGGTTTTGCTCGGAGGTCTGGCGCTCGTTGTGATCTTCTTTTCAGGACCAGTGTTGGTTCTCGCCAATCAACTACGGAACAATCCGACGTACTTCCTCGAGGCGTTCTTCCGATCTTACGCCAACAAGCAGTATTACGTATCCGACTGGCCCACCTGGTTGCGTTTGCGCTGGGAGAGGCTGATCGACACGGCCAAGATCTTCCACCACTTCGGCGACACGGAGCAAGCTTACAACTTGCCCGGAGAGCCGATGTTGGATCCGGTTTCGGGAGTGCTGTTTACCACGGCCCTCTTTTTCTGCCTTCTTTATCCGCGCCAGCGATATCAGGGGTTTTTTGCGTTCGCCTTTCTCTTCCTGCTTCTCGCCGGAGCTACGCTGACACAGACACTGGTCGTAGCTCGACTGCAAATTGTGGTGCCGCTGGTGTTCGTTTTAGTTGCTTTGTGGGCCCAGAGGATGTGGGAGCTTTCCAGCGAAGCGCACCGGGCTTGGGCGAAGTGGACTTGGGCAGGAACAATTGCGGCTTTTGCTCTCGCAGCCGGCATTCTCAACTGGAACATTTATTTCGGGAAAATGATTCACAACCAGGCCATGCGTGCGGTGTATCGCAACTACTACACCACCGCCATTACGTACCTGCATTCCCTGCCGGACGATGGCTACCTCGTACTGTTCTCCGACATGCGCAACTTCTTTATTCCCAGCGATTACGCTTGGTGGCGCGGTACGCGCGTTCCCGGAGAGGTCAGCACGGACATTTACCCGCTACTGGTGGGCTCCCGAGGAGCGTGGAACGGACGTTCGGTGCACGTGTTGCTGCAGCGGCCGTTCGAGCAAGAGGACCTGGCCGACCTATTGCGGGCCTATCAGCCCGCCGCTTCGTGCGAATGGATCCGCCATCCCGAAGGATATCCGCATCTGGACCAAATCGCGTGCGTGGCGGGGCGGAATCTCGAACCCAAGGTTGTACGCAGTGGGCTGCGTGTACGGTACATTCACCCTAAGACCCAGGAATTGCTCCTCGAGAGGAACGAGCCCGCGATTTCGTGGGCATTGCTACCCGAGATTTGTTCCCGCTGGCATCAGCCCGACAAGCCAGGCTGTATCGTCGAGTGGCAAGGTGAGTTTTTCCTCGATGGCGAACAACCCCGGGAGCTCGCCGTCGAGGCGCGAAATGCCCGCGTTGAAGGACATGTGGACGAGCGGAACTTTAGTGCCGATCGCTCCGTACCGATCGAGGGGTATTTGCTCGGCGGTGAAATGAGCGCGGCACGCTTGTCCGTCGAACCCGGCAACCATCGGATCGTGCTGCGCGCCGAGCCCTCCACAAACGACAACGACTTAGGCGTTCGCTTACGATGGAAAGAT
This sequence is a window from Candidatus Binatia bacterium. Protein-coding genes within it:
- a CDS encoding glycosyl transferase; translated protein: MKLSVVVPAFNEARRILPSLERTLEYLEAQPYNYEVLVVDDGSTDQTAAVVGQRFGSHSALRVLSYQPNRGKGHAVKWGTLRARGEWVLVTDADLSTPIEELPKLAEALERGFDLAIGSRAVPGAEVRKRQNLLRERAGKLFNWWVRWVVGLPFHDTQCGFKLLERERMQPVVEQLSVDRFAFDVELIALALAMGRRVTEVPVVWVNVPDSTVSLWRGMEAYLEVWRIRRRVRALRAAYESACDARASHLAK